Proteins co-encoded in one Gossypium arboreum isolate Shixiya-1 chromosome 11, ASM2569848v2, whole genome shotgun sequence genomic window:
- the LOC108474105 gene encoding probable RNA helicase SDE3, whose protein sequence is MSSGWNDGWGDECSVISDKGEIGFIDFADDKSVQSYDINEEGPVIISVPFPFSQGKPQSILVGQTSKWPIMLENTIDEPVELWGVRIFCSNPADSFTLSLMEPPSADSKSEQSQGFLEGFSLEDRVLQSRETLTIWLSCKPKDMGLHTTVVHFDVDDNRIERVVFLLAEDNVSQSLASTKPYRRAPRRRNHFAVDEYVVSSRPAKPKTRGCKSKLDEYPIPKNIRESLENKHVPDILAEGLTKENYAGFFSTLLVMEELHLEEEMRSHNMECVMMRRKGPQFVALEVPGLAERRPSLVHGDHIFAKIASNGSDSLVYQGYIYRVEADEVLLKFASQFHTLHRDGNLYNVHFTYNRLNMRRLYQAIEAAQTLQDNLLFPSESTKRTSVKNAPIVPCTGTLNVEQMHSVEMILACKGAPPYVIYGPPGTGKTMTLVESILQIYMTRKNGRILVCAASNSAADHILERLIGNENVKVKESEIFRLNATSRPYEDVPLDHIRFSYFELSVFKCPPLEALNRYRIIISTYMSSTLLYGEGVNRGHFSHIFLDEAGQASEPESMVPIANFCRKETVVVLAGDPKQLGPVVFSKDAESLGLGKSYLERLFECESYCNEDANFVTKLVRNYRCHPAILDLPSRLFYKGQLIACKDDNSFSKISNLDFFPNKEFPVLFFGIQGCDEREGNNPSWFNRIEVSKVVDIINKLRGSSDLNESDIGIITPYRQQVLKIKKVLETWDLLDVKVGSVEQFQGQEREVIIVSTVRSTVKHNEFDRTYCLGFLSNPKRFNVAITRAKSLLIIVGNPHIVCKDPYWEKLLWHCHENNSYQGCPPPERVNHEFEESCSETGLSNEVEGSGWNEGTWDC, encoded by the exons ATGAGTTCGGGTTGGAACGATGGTTGGGGTGATGAATGCTCGGTCATAAGTGATAAAGGTGAGATCGGGTTTATTGACTTTGCTGATGATAAGTCCGTGCAAAGTTATGACATAAATGAAGAGGGACCGGTTATTATCTCAGTTCCATTTCCTTTCTCTCAAGGGAAGCCTCAATCCATTCTTGTTGGCCAAACTTCAAAGTGGCCGATTATGTTAGAGAACACTATTGACGAGCCTGTAGAACTTTGGGGAGTGAGAATTTTCTGCTCAAATCCGGCAGATTCGTTTACTTTGTCTCTCATGGAGCCACCTTCAGCTGATTCAAAGTCAGAACAAAGCCAAGGATTCTTAGAAGGATTCTCTCTTGAGGATCGAGTACTTCAATCCCGGGAAACTCTTACCATTTGGCTGTCTTGCAAACCGAAAGACATGGGTTTGCACACAACTGTAGTACACTTTGATGTAGATGATAATAGGATTGAACGAGTAGTGTTTCTATTGGCTGAAGATAATGTCTCCCAATCTCTCGCTTCTACTAAGCCTTACAGGAGAGCTCCAAGAAGAAGAAATCACTTTGCTGTTGACGAGTATGTTGTTTCCTCTCGCCCAGCTAAGCCAAAAACCCGTGGATGCAAATCTAAGCTTGATGAATATCCAATCCCGAAAAATATCAGAGAGTCATTAGAGAATAAGCATGTGCCTGATATTCTAGCAGAAGGTTTGACGAAGGAGAACTATGCTGGTTTCTTCAGTACATTGCTTGTAATGGAAGAGCTGCATTTAGAG GAAGAAATGAGGTCTCATAACATGGAATGTGTCATGATGAGGAGGAAAGGACCGCAATTCGTAGCTCTTGAGGTCCCCGGATTAGCTGAGAGGAGGCCGTCACTTGTACATGGTGATCATATTTTTGCGAAGATTGCCTCCAATGGTTCAGATTCTCTAGTATATCAG GGCTACATCTATCGTGTTGAGGCTGATGAAGTACTCTTGAAATTTGCAAGCCAATTTCACACCCTTCACCGGGACGGAAACTTATACAATGTTCACTTCACATATAATCGGCTGAATATGAGGAGGTTGTATCAAGCTATTGAAGCTGCACAGACTTTACAAGACAATCTTCTATTTCCGTCAGAATCAACCAAACGGACATCGGTTAAAAATGCTCCGATTGTGCCTTGTACCGGCACACTGAATGTGGAACAGATGCATTCGGTCGAGATGATACTTGCTTGCAAGGGAGCTCCTCCCTATGTGATTTATGGCCCTCCTGGCACTGGTAAAACCATGACTTTGGTGGAATCAATTCTACAGATATATATGACAAGAAAAAATGGTCGGATTCTAGTATGTGCGGCTTCAAATAGTGCTGCGGATCATATATTAGAGAGACTTATCGGTAATGAGAATGTGAAAGTTAAAGAGAGCGAAATATTCAGGCTAAACGCTACTAGTCGTCCCTATGAGGATGTTCCACTTGATCATATTCGCTTTTCCTACTTCGAGCTGTCTGTTTTCAAATGTCCTCCTTTGGAAGCTCTCAACCGCTATAGAATTATCATATCAACTTATATGAGTTCAACTCTACTTTATGGAGAAGGTGTGAATCGTGGCCATTTCTCCCACATTTTCCTTGACGAGGCTGGCCAAGCCTCGGAACCAGAAAGCATGGTTCCTATAGCTAACTTTTGCCGAAAGGAAACGGTTGTGGTCCTTGCTGGAGACCCAAAGCAGCTTGGTCCAGTTGTATTTTCAAAAGATGCGGAGTCTCTTGGATTGGGAAAATCTTATCTTGAAAGGCTTTTCGAGTGTGAATCATACTGCAACGAAGATGCTAATTTTGTAACAAAGTTGGTTAGGAATTACCGTTGCCATCCGGCAATTCTCGATCTCCCTTCAAGGCTTTTCTACAAAGGCCAGCTGATTGCATGTAAAGATGATAATTCTTtctcaaaaatttcaaatttggatTTCTTTCCAAATAAAGAATTTCCGGTCCTATTCTTCGGTATCCAGGGATGTGACGAGAGAGAAGGCAATAATCCGTCATGGTTTAACAGAATTGAAGTAAGCAAAGTTGTTGACATCATCAATAAGTTAAGAGGAAGCTCCGATCTAAACGAGTCAGATATTGGAATAATAACACCATATCGCCAGCAGGTTCTCAAGATCAAGAAAGTGCTCGAAACCTGGGACTTGCTAGATGTAAAAGTTGGCAGTGTTGAACAATTTCAGGGCCAAGAAAGGGAAGTCATTATTGTGTCTACGGTAAGATCAACAGTCAAACACAATGAGTTCGACAGAACTTACTGTCTGGGATTTCTGAGCAATCCAAAAAGGTTTAATGTTGCGATTACCCGGGCCAAATCATTGCTCATCATTGTCGGAAATCCACACATCGTTTGTAAG GATCCTTACTGGGAAAAACTGTTGTGGCATTGTCATGAAAATAACTCATATCAGGGCTGCCCCCCACCAGAAAGGGTGAACCATGAGTTTGAAGAATCATGTTCTGAGACTGGATTAAGTAACGAAGTAGAAGGTTCAGGTTGGAATGAAGGGACATGGGATTGTTAA